In Channa argus isolate prfri chromosome 15, Channa argus male v1.0, whole genome shotgun sequence, the DNA window tttttttaaagcacacgTTCAGATGATGCTCAGGTGAAAGTGACTTACTCATCAAGAACTTGTTCAGTTATATCACCTTGCAGCTGCTATTCACCTGTTATGAATATGGCCATGTCTCAAGTTTCCAGCACTGCATTGCTTACTACAGTGAGTAGTAATGTGATAATGGGAGCCATGATCACAGAAAGGTGTTGTTTGTCTTAACAAAGGGGGGCTTTCTTAGCATCAAATTATTACTCAAGGGGGGAAGTTCACAACATGAGAAAGTGTTCTTACACCAGCTAGATCAGTTGTATCCAAAGCACGTATCCGAAGCACGGCAGACCCAAATTAGCCACAGCTAGGAAGAATACTTAGGGTGGGCTATTAATGACTTGTCCTTTGACACCAAGGTTTTTGATGAGGTCTCAAGAGACTTGATATATTTTCAACTTTGTATTACATCAGCTCTTCCCTGTGCATCAGGAAGCAAACAGGGACCCAGAGTTTCTCATAGAGACTCAGAGTTTATGGCTTGCATAATATTTATCACATGGTGCTTTATTGCTTGTCCTAAATCTTTGGAGTTCCTCTTTGCAAATGGGTTATAGCTATTGCTTACTGGCTACGCGGTGCATTTCCAGTCATGAAATATTTCCTGTTGCCCATCCTCCGCTAGTTCCTAGAACATTACAGTTAAAGTTATTGGTCGTTGCTTTCCCTGCAgcattaattttaataaaaaactgtttcagacTTCCTCTGGCATGATCAGAAGAACACTCCGTTTGTGTTTTAGAACTTTTAGAACTGTTCTCAACAACTTCCCTTCTCAGTTTTTGGATTCAGAGGCAGAAACAGCACTGTCCACATAACGTCATGTAATCTGACACCTTCTTCATTTATTATCTCTATTGCAGCGTGCACAATATTAAGACAATGAAACTGAACAAGCTGAATGGAATTTACACTACATTCATTTTATTCCTTCCAGGTCTGCTTTTCTTACTGTGAAACgtcaaaatgtcttcagtgaaaAAGCACCATTCAAGAGCTATTGGTGTGCTCGGGGTGGTGGGTGGGGGGAGTCTTGAGATGCACTCAGCACTGGCCCTCCTAAAGAAAATGGTTGAAATCAGTAAGCTATGtgacaatttttatttttaaaaattgttgtttttatttcaattttgtcaCTCCAGTTTCTCCTGCTAAATTATGCCGtagtaaaacaatttaaatgacttaaacattaaatattgtaaTGATAAACTTAACGATCATAGTAAAGTAATTTTTGACGTGGCTTATGCATCAAAAGAGACTTTTCTGCTTCACTTGTTTTAACTTTCTTTCAATCTAATTGAATCTTAATTTGTCCTTCAAACCGCTCCAGAGAACAATGTTCAGCCAGGACGGGTGTTTTCAGTGGGTGCATTTAATAAGTTAGACATTTTTGGTTCTTGCCAGTTTTCTGTTTGCATGAGCCCATCAATAATTTACACATTCCtgtccaaaatgtatttattattgtgtttttgaattacatttcacgttttgtcattttactttGAAGTCAGTAATCACACCAACAGATACATTTAGTGCTAACTTGTCTTTTTATTGCCATCTGACAATGTATGGTAGTAGCATATTTTACAGAAACCCTCTTGATATCTCATGtcatgaaaaacaaactttgcttGCTTTAATCTAACTGTATGAAACGTtaaaagtcaacataaacacaaccTGTATACTTTCTGTTAAAATATCTTAAACATCTATGATTATTCAGATTACAGGTTTGTCCAAAATAAACCAttcataaaattatttaaattacatatcTGATCAAACTGCCCATTTCAGAAACAAATTACAACTTACAATGTAATGAATGATGAAAGGAGTCATTCAATGAAAGGGACTGTTTTCAGAGCACCACCTTTGCAAGTTATGTCAATGTAATTTCTCACAACAAGGGAAAAGCTTTCCTTGTCTTCCTGTTTACAGTTTATAAATGCTTCAGAGGACtgagaaaagaaatatttcatttaatgtaaaaaaataaccattttAAATGCAACCCAGGTAGATTTAAATTTGGCAGGgcctaaaaatgaaacaaatcataCAGAAAAGGTACAATTTCAAAGCACAATAGCttatacaataattaaaaaaaaaaaaaaaaatcacaaacttataaccattaaaaaaaggtcaataacacaaaaatattgttgtcaaacaataaagatatttaaagaCATCTATGAAAGTAGGGGAAGTACTGAATGGGAGCAAGatgctgtttaaaatacaacaaGGTCAATATCAATTAAACAGTTTCACACCAAAAGTATAGGTGTAACACCTAAATGAGTGgcaatgctttttaaaagaacatctttcaaaaatcatttaattttcttattgTGTGAAAATGAGTAATTTTTACAAAAGAACAAGAGACAAACTGTACAGACAGAATGAGtgtacagagacaaagagaaatcaTCATAGAATCTTCGACTATAAGAAAAGATTaaattccaaaaaagaaaaaaagaaataaaaaaatgtaaaaaataaaaatctctctCTACAGAGGTGATGCTACATCCATGTCCAAAGTGAGTGAATCTGTGGAAGAAATCCAAATACAAGCAATTAAAATCACACTAAGCTGTATAATGTGATTATGCCCAAAGATTAGACCTTGATTATGAGATCATGTGAGATCATTTTAGCTAGCCCTACTTTTATAAAACCTCCCTGGTTTCAGAGGTAGGCTTAGAATTGGGTTTTGGTTAAGATTAGTGTATAGTAGGGCTGGGCAatttggcaaaaaaataaatcctgatTGTTTCTAGTTTTCAAGaatttaatcattattttttgCCTACATGAAATCAAGACAAtattattctctctctctctctctctctctctctctctctctctctacttaTAATATGCATTGTAAACATTAACCCCAGGAACAACTGTGCAAGAATAACCTGGGCTATGAATGCTTCTAAAACACagatgacctacactctgtaaGGCCCCTTAATGCATCAGCAGTGCACCATCATACAGCATTTGTTGCTAACAAGTAGCTAACACTCCAACTTGTATATAAACAAATTTTTTCTCACCTGCTTGCAGAAAACCAAAcgaaaaaaagggggagaatATCAGAAAATTATCACTATTTATCTATAATTTATCCCTATCACTGTGTTACCGCGACAacctttctttggttttattttgttatcttcACCTGCTTGGCATGAGGTGTCATGTAATAGTAAAGGTCGGGACGTACAGGCTTGGGAATTCTTTACATCAGTGCGTACAGTAGGAATGTGTGTCTACAGTGTCTGTGTCAATGACTTACCCAAGTGTCCTGGATTGGCTTCAGCTTCATTGTGCATCAGAGAGTCAAGGGTGCGAGGAGACATTGGGAACAGATCACTGGTGTTTCCAGAGTttgtgctgaaaaaatgaatgaaaaattacaCAATTTGTCTGATACAAATTGAAATGCTCACTTATGGTCATACAAACACTTAAACATGGACTTCAGCCATACCACTTGTGTTAGTTGAAACATCTCCATTTAATGAATATAACCACAAATTTGTTATCCCACAAGCTAAAAGCCAAAAATAATTAGTGTATGAGTGTCTTTGTCATAGACCACAGAGCTACTAGAAGTAGGCTGCATGGCTTAGTGCACATACTAGTGGTTAATGGTGGTTATTTAGTCTAAATGTCACCTAATCAGTGTCGCCATCAACAGATGATCGGAGTTTTAAAAAGTAGATGAAAGGTGTGATGGTTCTGTGGTAAAATACTGATAAATACTGAgatttaaatcaaacataaatgataaattaaaatagttGAGAGTAGGCACCCGTTGAGGATATTACATACTGcttcttgcttttattttaagaagTCCTAAGGACACTGAAAAAGAATATTTATGTTTAACTCTGAATTCATTGTAATGACAGCTACTCTACAGTCGATTGCACAACTGCTGTTGATTACCACAGGATAAAGCAGATCAAGCCAATTTCttcaagcaaaaaagcttatttGCTCAAGGTTTAAACCTTGCTTATTTTTTTAGGATCTCATTCtggaaatacagtatttgtaatACCTATTATGTAACTATTATCCAAAATCTTTCCTAAAACAAATCTACACAATTTAATTTGGttattaaatgatgaaaaaagtGTCTGAAACAATGTGTGACCTAAACCAAAAAAGAACTGATGAATGAAAGAGATGCTCTTGTATTAGACCAGTGTAATTGGCTGTGagttaaaaacatgaatatgaatTATGTCGATGGTAGTGCAAAACAAATATCCCTGAAGCCCAttacacacccacacccacacacacagccctatAGAACATGCCATCTTCCCCCAAGCGCCTACCCTGGGAATCCGTTCCCAAGCAGCTCACTGTCCGGCAAGTCCATGAACACGGAGGGACACCTACGGAGACAGGTCAGGATCGCACTGAGCAAACCTCACAACGCAGCAACACACCATCAAACCCACTGCCAACCAAAGCCCACATGAAGTGGGTTTACATAGACTTAAGTAAccaagctgatttcttaactgtcattgTGTGCTGACTTCTCAagttctctgccatgtatacgtgcaaccaggtttctaatcagttTTCCTTAACAGCACAtgtgcgtaacaaaaggctgcagacaggaacacgcagctgagtgaaagaagtAAAGATCGTCAATGTGGCGATGACGcctcatttaaaacaaactcagTGTAAAGTCaggcagaaaatgtaaaaaagacaaagtgtcTCACGGATGTCCAAATAAGTTAATTTCCACCGCAGATTTGCAATGttcagactgttgtggatcagctgcatgtgtatttcctttctcttcccctGCTCcgacacgaacacacacagacccagcAAAGTCAGAAAGCTacgttttctgtcactatacagttaaaatctctaagccaggcttccaaaataagtcagaggtggagggaATATTAGGGTTACTCTTCTTCTGCATGTATACACGGATTTCCAGTCccccggttacttaagtgcatgtaaacgcacaGATGCCACGTGATAAACATATTCTCTGAACCTCCTCTTATTACGCTTATTGGTATGAAGTACggtaccaaaataaaaatataaaagatatcAGTACCCTTTTTCTAAGCCACATGAAGAACACAGCTGGTCAATTGGTCAATTGTGATTCAAGTATTGATTCTATGGCTTTAATTAGATATTTTATCCCTTTTCCCTGACTTTCAGTATATTAGTAAAAGTACATTAGTCCCACTTTATGATGTGAATCAGTTAAATAAATCActtgtgttttgctgttttactgCTCCATGCATGTTAACTGAAACTGAACTGTGTAGCTTGACAGTCTGACGCTCCCACTTCATTATACACTTTGTTTAGTTGTTTAATTGATCTCAAAGTGATAGTGCTGGTTGACCATGTTCGTCTACATGTGGCAagtcacactttttaaaaatgagttttttcccccccttttttgaTGAGTCAGAAAGATTTTAGCCAAAcagaattcattcattttaaatagggtggaaaatattttagaaccacctcttcttataattcaCTCcggtacgactccaccacccaccatgacctcaataataaagagagtagaattatcacctttctgactgtttcaactaagaaattataacattgtaaaagcagaattcatggcaaagctgctgtactggattgcattagattgtacaggtgtatgtAATAAAgtagccagtgagtgtatacACTACGTATAAACACAGTGCTCCAGAGTAACAGTCTGTATTCTTGTATGTGACTGCAGCACtgatttacaaaaatgaaactaTTGCACATGATGGTTTGCTGACTGATGATGGAAATCAATTCCATCAGAAGTCTTTGACGAAGACAAACCAGATGCCAGGTGTGAGGTGAACTCTGTCTAACTGAATCTAAATATAACTGGGTTCACAATACTTGGTCTGAACAGGATAATGGTTCCTCAAAAAACAGTGGTGACTCACAGTGAGACTAAACACAGCTCTGTTCTCTTTTCTTCAAAAATTTGgtagcacattaaaaaaaacaggaactgGGAAATTTTGTAGGAAAATCCAGTCTCTCCCCTTTGTTAAAGGAAACGTTAACATCAACTAATAAATTCAAATACAGGTGGAGATCACTAGGAATCACAGGTGGAGATCAAACATAAGGAATAAGATACTTACGGAGTAACACAGATGAACTTTGTCTTCAAGTATGGTTGAATAGCTGTTaggggacaaaaaaacaaaacaaaacaaaacaaaaagtaaaaagagaaatcaCTTAGAACAAAAATCATGGACTGCAAAAGCAAgacatcatctgtttttttctaaactgcaAAGACATAGTATACGGTGACTTACTGCTTGTAGAGTCTCCTCCCATCTCAGGTTCAGGAGCTGCTTCTGGCCTGCAGTACTTCCCAAAAGCTTCCTCTTTGGGGATATCAGGGTAAAGGTAGACGAGAGGTGAAACCAGGATGTTGGTTGCATCCATTATCTTGTAGCCCATGATGATGTCAGCAAAAGACATGTTGTTGAGCTGCTGCTTGGTGTAGGGCTCCACTGACTGGATTTGGGTCTTTCCTGTGAACACATGAGGAACTTCATTGTTTCAACAACAAAAGGAAGTCGTGAAAATATTACAATACAGCGAATAAGGTCTAAAATACTCACCACTGATGTCTTTCTCCACCCATGTAAATGTAATGCCCCCCTCTTTGCTGCTCTCGCTAAAGCGCAACAAAAAAGTGCCCGGAGGTTTTGGACTCAGAATGGCTCGCTCTCTTTCTTTACTGATGAAGCCCATGATATACCTGCAGAAAGTCAAGTAAACACATGCCTATTGACTGCATATTCAAACACATAATATGAAAGGCAGGTAACACGCAGATCAAATGACTGCTTAGAGAGGTGACTGTAAACAAAGAAGGACCTCTTACCCTTCATTCCACAATGCCAGGATATACTTTTTCACCAGGTCAATAATGTTGTCCAGCCACACCCAGAAGGAGAAGCCTTTGCCAGCCATGTTCTCCTgggaagaggaaggaaaaaataacTCACAATGAAGCAATACAATGGCAAAATGGCAGACTGAGTCTCATGTGTTTGGTAGGTGAAGTACCTTACAGAACTTGGCCCAGGTGATCTGACAGCCAGAGTAATTCACACAGGGCCCTAGATAGACAAATATCATCACATATGAAGCAGTGCAAAGTTAAAAGGTTTTGAAGAAATTGGGGTACATTAGCTTACCTAGTAATTTCTCAGCCAATGTAGTGAGCTGCTCAATGGTCAGGCCTCTTTTGGTGGTGGAGGAGAATTGCCAGCTTAACACCTCGGCCACCTGGTCCCATGTCCCCACTGGAGGTTTGGTGAAGAAGTTGACGTTCTGTGCAGatttaagaaaaggaaaaaagaaatgaaaacaactttCACTACACAGTAACTGTGTAATGTGTATTTGGTATATTATCCTCCAACAGAGTTCACCCCCTTTCCACCAGAGGGTGCTCTCTTACCTTTGGGTGGTTAGTAAGCATGTTGTACCACAGAATAGAAGCCCAAGCGTTAGGCATCTGGCAGATGTTCGAAATGACTACCACAGGCAGGGAATGAGTCTGTGTGAAGGACAAATGAGATTACTATATCctcttttaaattttcttttgaaCAATACAGAAGAAATGTTCCtttattttactacattgtCTACCTTCTTCATGATGTCCTCTCTTTAATACTGCGCTTAGAACTAGAGGgcatgcagctgttttcagaaCAAGCTATATTCTCTAAAAAGTTCCTTTGTTGACCAATGCAGATGTTGTACCCAACGTATAGGTTTATGAATAACAAGCGTTGATCATAAAAGAATGGTGCGAGAGTAATACGATGCACTAACATTACCTTAAACAGTACCTAAAAAACCACATTAACTAGTTTCCTAATCAGCAttctgaaacagaaaatgtcataataaaaagaaatagcattttattgttttggatAATAATGCAAGCTatctgtctacacacacacacacacacacacacacacacacacacacacattttacaatagagaaaataaatgcTTGTGTTACATATACTTTGAGACATAAAGTTTTTTCATGGTCACAACACTGTAAATGGTAGATGCAAGTTGTGTGGTGTTATAGGTTTGAGGAAATACACAATGCTTGATACACTagacaaaaagattaaaatagtCGTAGCTATGTTTTCCACAGAGGATTAGGAGGAAAGCAAAAATTCAGTGTGGGTTACTCTGCCTTCAATGGAGTAACCTAGGACAGGTCAATAACCGAGTTGATGAAAGAGATTTATCTTTAAGTAACAGCTCATTTAGAAGCTGAGGTTGTGAGAGTCTCTGAGGGCAAGAGACTTTGTTAATGACTCATTTGACTTATGGCTTACTTTGCACTGTGTGTGAAAAATACACCGCAATGTGCTTTGAGAGTTGTTGATTTTTAGTGCTGtctgagaaaagagaaatgtcTCCCAGCTCATGAAACAAAGTGGTGATACTCACTTCAAGATCTATCTTCAGGCCTTGATGATAGACCTCTGTCTCAAAAGTGATTAGATGGAGCTCCTCTGTCACAATCAGAGAGGCCTacagaaaacaattatttaaatgccTTTTGTATAaagtaataatacaaatatatagTTAATGTATGAGAAACCAACAATATGCCAAAAAGGGTTAGAAATAATACTTACGTCACTATTGGTCCGTCCACCATTACCGCATCTCTGTTCTCTCAGGGTCTGTAACAAACAGGAAGTCATTGCAAAGCAGGCCTTTATCTGAGAACGTCAAACATTATGAGTGTCTATAACTCATAACTCACCAAGTGTTTAAACTCTGCTGACAGGCTGCCATTGTTGGATTCCTCCATGTTCATAACTTTTGTGTTGGTACCAAGGATGTTAAACTTTCTTGACCTAAGAAAATCAGGGAAGAGCAGGAAGTGAAGATCTTTTTCGAAAATAAGTTAAATGCTCAGgccaaaaatatattaattatgtCTCACCCTCGAATTGCAGCCACATCGCCAGATTccctggaaaaaaacaattgtgaaatGAGTAAGAAAAGCAAAGCAGTAGCTTCTCAAACTTAGTCTACTGAACAAAGCATAacggaaatgtaaaaaaataaaaaaaacaactcacttGTCTATACAAACTTTAATTTTCAGCTGGTAATTGAGTTCAGGAAACTTTACCAGTAACCTGGGAAAATAAGATATAAAATATTGTCCAATGCACaaggaaattaaattatattttgtcacTCATACGCAGTTCTGCGTCTTACCTGACTTTATTTGTGAACTGCACTCCTGTTTTGATGACCAGAGGTCTGTCTGGGTGCATTGGCATACAAGGCTGTCTTTCAACGACAAATGCActaaaaagacagaggaaatcatgtttcagagaaaattcccagcaaaaaaaaaaaaaggtccactTACAAAATATTCTGAGCTTTCAAGTGCATCTCACCATCAGTTGATTTAGCTGGTTCAGATGTTATCACATGACCTCAATTTAAACATTAAGACTATGTCAATTCCTTTCCAGAATAAAGACAGTGAGGTGGGACTGAAAGTTTTACACCCCTAATGGGTGGAACCTTAGCAAGCCTTGACCAGAGGTCAAGAATAAATATCGATGCAGCTCATATCAACACTAAACAATGGTCTGGACAGATATAGAGCAAGCACTTATTCCATGCAATACCTCTTCATGAGGTTTCTGAACAAATCCACGATCTTCTCCTCCAGAGCAGGACGGTGCTGAATTATGGGGTCACCTTTGTAGGACactttctgctgcagctcctccagcttcTTGATCTGCTGACGAATCTGAAGCTGGGACTCAGCCAAGGATGTGATCCTGGTTAGAAAATTAAACCCAGTTCCACGCTTTACTTAATGCTTGCATAAAGGAATTTTAAGAACAGGATAATAAAATCAGTCATGAAAGACCATAGTGAACACAATTGATCATGATATTATCAAAGTATTATATGACCTGTACAGTATCGAATGCTCTCATGTATACAGATACAAGACATAGTATAGCAGGTGCAGTAATGTAGgtgcattttattaattttgtgcGACTcaaattttgttgtttattttattctgaacAAATTGAACACGTAAGTtagtaaataaaagctgtcataaaaaaaaaaacaacttaaaaataagaacttgtttaaaatgtgcacTCGTTTACCATGTCTCGAGGCGATCCAAGCAAATGTTAGGTGGCCCTCCAATGCAGGCAATTTGTTGTCTTCTCTTCCAGTCTGCAAGTTCTTCATCTGTCAGGTTTTTCTGCACATAATCCATGGCAGTCAGCAAGCCTCCCATCTCTGTCACGATTTGCTACAAGATAACAAGCACAGTACACAATAGGTATGGGCATAAGGAGTCAAAGTCCATCCGTGGTCAAAccccaaaaaaattatttttaagggTTTAAAGTCTGATTTTTGATAATATTTTAGGAGCAACTCTTCAGGAAAACCAACACAGATGAAGTTGAAATAATAACAGACAACCATGTACAATGCAGCAAAGATGGCAATAGACAATGTGGTTTTAATGCAAAGATGCCACACAATACATTGGCAGCTTCATAGAAGTACATTCACCCTAAATTATTACATCCTACTCTCAATTACGTTTTTTTCCTAGTTTTAtcatttgtacagtatttatctATTATATTGATCTATATTTTGTCTAAGGCACTTAAGatacacaaaatgttaaaacctttttcatttttttattgatttaactTAATAAAGACACTCACCCTTCTGAGCTGGTCCAAGGCGCTAAGCATCTGCTCAAGCTGAGCCATCTTCTGTCTGGTAGCAGCTGCCTGGCTATTGCCATTAAGGTCCTGGGACAACTCTGGAAAGAGGGTGATTATTTCTTAATGCAGCtgtcaaatttaatttatattattataaataatattgtgAACAGTTTTGACGTTTGACATAGTAAAATGTGGATAGAATttctttaattaatgttttgaataaattagtTAAAAAGTTACCAATATAAACTGTTTGTGTTAATACAATATTAATTAGACATTACCTCCTTGGCTTTTCAGGGTCTTGTAATTGAAGTCAAAGTCATCTTGCAAGTTCTCAAGCATTTTCATCTTCTGTTCCATGTCctgtagaaaaacattatttatatctGTCAATGCAGACTGATTACATCAAGGCAATAGTGTGTGTGGTATTCTTAATACtgcattttcaaataattaataAGTAAGCCTTCAATGGAAACCTACCTGTACCCGCTTCCTGATGTCTTGAAGGTTGTGCTCAAGAATCTGCTGCTTCTCTGTCACTACTGTCCCAGTTGGATGGGCCGCCTGGCCATCCTGTTAGATACAGAAACATTGGACCAACAGATGCACATGAATAACTATTACTGCATAATAACATTAAGTCTAAGACTAGGTTGGTATTGTGCTCTTTACCTGTGCAGCAGAGGTAGCAGCCTGCAGAAGCCTCTGTTCCTCCCACAGACAGCGGGCAACAATGCGAGCaatttccattggcttctccaAGTATTTGCTCTGCAAATGCTGTTTAATTCTGCGCAGGTTATGCTGGTAGAGGACATTGTTCTCCTGCAGAAAGCGGCTATACTGCTGGTCTATCTCTCCCAAGAGGTTGTGGAACACCAGTGTTGCATGGGACTCCTTATTTGCAGCATAAGCCCTTAAAAAAGAGAAGGTAAGATTATGAGGATATGATTTCTACTAGTTTCTTCTAAGAGGCTAAAGCTCAGCTTCTTTTTGAATctcatgaaaaaacaaacatacaaatggGACACCAAAAATTGCTTCTTTGGAAAGTATTGATTTTATCAATTGACttcaaaaaagaaactaaaagaaaattTCACTTAGAACAGAAACAATGAATATTTAGCACATAGAGAGAATAGGGTGTcaattaaacacaataaaatgcaataacatTTCAACTGCCAACCTAGAGTGAATTTAAGGGTATATGTTATGAAAGATCACATGAAATGTCCTTCAAGAACAGAAATCAGAAACTCAATTTACTCTCACCAGTCTTGACTCTCAATCCAGGGGGCAAGAAACTGCCGTAGCTCCATGGGGAAGCTGTCACTGTACAAGTGGTACAGCTGCTCCAGATACCTGGTTTCCAGCTGCTGCAACTGGTTCCACTGAGCCATCCTTGCACACACGTCCTCAAACCtacacaaaaaaggcaaaataaaataaaataagcaggATATATGCTTGTTAGTATTTGCAGTTCCAGAGAATTTCTTTGGAAGTGTACATTTACTTTCTGTTTAGTATTAAATGCAATCACACACGCCTTTACAACTAACATCTGCAGTGACCAAACAGAAATAGCTAAATGTCATCATTTTCAGAGGAAACCTGACAGGTCTTTGGGAGGCCTTATTTTCAGCACATACACTTCCTGTTCAGTGAAAAACGATGCCTTCACCAAGAAATATAGCCCGATATGAGCAGCTGTCAGCTTTCTAACCAGATATGCGTTAATGATCTTTGGCTGAGGTTTAGAAACAACAAAACCCACATTTCCTCCTCTAAGCTTCTAAAAAGCTACGGTAGGGATGGATGTTAATCCAGAGAAACAAATATTCTTTAACATAGCACTTGCTGGCATTCTCAGAATTACTCATTGAACTGCTTTCACAGACAACCATCATCTATCAGATTCACGTGAAAGTTCAACCAGATAGCAAGCTACAACATTCCCCATGGGGACCTAGACTGTAATCCAACAATAATCAGACAGTTTCTTAAACCAACAGGAAGTTCTCTCCTCTACagtctatatatttatatagctTAAGCCCCTTACACAATTTTTGGATACTGTTGAATTATTATCCAAACTCTAATTAGTCACTAGTTACTTATACA includes these proteins:
- the stat3 gene encoding signal transducer and activator of transcription 3 isoform X2, whose product is MAQWNQLQQLETRYLEQLYHLYSDSFPMELRQFLAPWIESQDWAYAANKESHATLVFHNLLGEIDQQYSRFLQENNVLYQHNLRRIKQHLQSKYLEKPMEIARIVARCLWEEQRLLQAATSAAQDGQAAHPTGTVVTEKQQILEHNLQDIRKRVQDMEQKMKMLENLQDDFDFNYKTLKSQGELSQDLNGNSQAAATRQKMAQLEQMLSALDQLRRQIVTEMGGLLTAMDYVQKNLTDEELADWKRRQQIACIGGPPNICLDRLETWITSLAESQLQIRQQIKKLEELQQKVSYKGDPIIQHRPALEEKIVDLFRNLMKSAFVVERQPCMPMHPDRPLVIKTGVQFTNKVRLLVKFPELNYQLKIKVCIDKESGDVAAIRGSRKFNILGTNTKVMNMEESNNGSLSAEFKHLTLREQRCGNGGRTNSDASLIVTEELHLITFETEVYHQGLKIDLETHSLPVVVISNICQMPNAWASILWYNMLTNHPKNVNFFTKPPVGTWDQVAEVLSWQFSSTTKRGLTIEQLTTLAEKLLGPCVNYSGCQITWAKFCKENMAGKGFSFWVWLDNIIDLVKKYILALWNEGYIMGFISKERERAILSPKPPGTFLLRFSESSKEGGITFTWVEKDISGKTQIQSVEPYTKQQLNNMSFADIIMGYKIMDATNILVSPLVYLYPDIPKEEAFGKYCRPEAAPEPEMGGDSTSTIQPYLKTKFICVTPTNSGNTSDLFPMSPRTLDSLMHNEAEANPGHLDSLTLDMDVASPL
- the stat3 gene encoding signal transducer and activator of transcription 3 isoform X1 — translated: MAQWNQLQQLETRYLEQLYHLYSDSFPMELRQFLAPWIESQDWAYAANKESHATLVFHNLLGEIDQQYSRFLQENNVLYQHNLRRIKQHLQSKYLEKPMEIARIVARCLWEEQRLLQAATSAAQDGQAAHPTGTVVTEKQQILEHNLQDIRKRVQDMEQKMKMLENLQDDFDFNYKTLKSQGELSQDLNGNSQAAATRQKMAQLEQMLSALDQLRRQIVTEMGGLLTAMDYVQKNLTDEELADWKRRQQIACIGGPPNICLDRLETWITSLAESQLQIRQQIKKLEELQQKVSYKGDPIIQHRPALEEKIVDLFRNLMKSAFVVERQPCMPMHPDRPLVIKTGVQFTNKVRLLVKFPELNYQLKIKVCIDKESGDVAAIRGSRKFNILGTNTKVMNMEESNNGSLSAEFKHLTLREQRCGNGGRTNSDASLIVTEELHLITFETEVYHQGLKIDLETHSLPVVVISNICQMPNAWASILWYNMLTNHPKNVNFFTKPPVGTWDQVAEVLSWQFSSTTKRGLTIEQLTTLAEKLLGPCVNYSGCQITWAKFCKENMAGKGFSFWVWLDNIIDLVKKYILALWNEGYIMGFISKERERAILSPKPPGTFLLRFSESSKEGGITFTWVEKDISGKTQIQSVEPYTKQQLNNMSFADIIMGYKIMDATNILVSPLVYLYPDIPKEEAFGKYCRPEAAPEPEMGGDSTSTIQPYLKTKFICVTPCPSVFMDLPDSELLGNGFPGTNSGNTSDLFPMSPRTLDSLMHNEAEANPGHLDSLTLDMDVASPL